One Methylobacterium oryzae DNA window includes the following coding sequences:
- a CDS encoding Lrp/AsnC family transcriptional regulator: protein MSAGLDRIDQKILRLLQTDGRMANAEIAERVGTSAATCHRRIQRLFADGFVRAVRALIDPMRVGRGTLVFVGVVLDRSTPESFSEFEAAVRAIPALLDCHLVAGDFDYMLKIRVSDMADFNRLHSATLIGLPGVRQTRTFFVMKEVIDNAPLDL, encoded by the coding sequence ATGTCCGCAGGGCTCGATCGGATCGACCAGAAGATCCTCCGCCTCCTCCAGACGGACGGGCGCATGGCGAATGCCGAGATCGCCGAGCGGGTCGGCACTAGCGCGGCCACCTGCCATCGCCGGATCCAGCGCCTGTTCGCGGACGGGTTCGTGCGGGCGGTCCGGGCGCTGATCGATCCGATGCGGGTCGGGCGCGGCACCCTGGTCTTCGTCGGCGTCGTGCTCGACCGCTCGACGCCCGAGAGTTTCTCGGAGTTCGAGGCCGCCGTGCGCGCGATCCCCGCGCTCCTCGACTGCCACCTCGTGGCCGGAGACTTCGACTACATGCTGAAGATCCGGGTCTCCGACATGGCCGACTTCAACCGCCTCCACAGCGCCACGCTGATCGGCCTGCCGGGGGTGCGCCAGACCCGGACCTTCTTCGTGATGAAGGAGGTGATCGACAACGCGCCGCTCGATCTGTGA
- a CDS encoding replication-associated recombination protein A, translated as MSDLFASAETPAAPDPGRAPGAEAARPLADRLRPQTLAEVVGQEHLTGEGGALTRLLRGRTLGSLIFWGPPGTGKTTVARLLAQGTDLHFEQISAIFSGVPDLRKVFEAARKRRATGQGTLLFVDEIHRFNRAQLDAFLPVMEDGTVTLVGATTENPSFELNAALLSRARVLLFRALDPGAVARLLVRAEALTGQALPLTEEARGVLVRMADGDGRAALTLAEEVWRSARPGETLDAEALQAIVQRRAPIYDKAQEGHYNLISALHKTVRGSDPDAALYYLCRMLDAGEDRLFIARRLVRMAVEDIGLADPQALVVANAAKDAFDFLGSPEGELALAQAAIYLACAPKSNAVYEAYKAATRLAKEAGSLPPPRTILNAPTKLMKRIGYGEGYRYDHDEPDAFSGQDYWPDALGRQHLYQPTERGYETRLAERLDRWEALRKARRGEG; from the coding sequence ATGTCCGACCTGTTCGCCTCCGCGGAGACACCCGCCGCGCCGGATCCCGGCCGCGCCCCCGGCGCCGAGGCCGCCCGCCCGCTGGCGGACCGGCTGCGCCCGCAGACCCTCGCCGAGGTCGTCGGCCAGGAACACCTGACCGGGGAGGGCGGGGCGCTCACGCGCCTGCTGCGGGGACGGACGCTCGGCTCGCTGATCTTCTGGGGGCCGCCCGGCACCGGCAAGACCACGGTTGCGCGGCTGCTCGCCCAGGGCACCGACCTGCATTTCGAGCAGATCTCGGCGATCTTCTCCGGCGTGCCCGACCTGCGGAAGGTGTTCGAGGCGGCGCGCAAGCGGCGGGCGACCGGGCAGGGGACCCTGCTGTTCGTCGACGAGATCCACCGGTTCAACCGGGCCCAGCTCGACGCCTTCCTGCCGGTGATGGAGGACGGGACCGTCACGCTGGTGGGCGCGACGACGGAGAACCCGTCCTTCGAGCTGAACGCCGCGCTCCTATCCCGCGCCCGGGTGCTGCTGTTCCGGGCCCTCGATCCGGGCGCCGTCGCGCGCCTGCTGGTCCGGGCCGAGGCGCTGACGGGCCAAGCCCTGCCGCTTACCGAGGAGGCGCGCGGCGTTCTGGTCCGCATGGCCGACGGCGACGGCCGCGCGGCCCTGACCCTGGCGGAAGAGGTCTGGCGCTCGGCCCGCCCCGGCGAGACCCTCGACGCCGAGGCGCTGCAAGCGATCGTGCAGCGGCGCGCGCCCATCTACGACAAGGCGCAGGAGGGCCACTACAACCTGATCTCGGCGCTCCACAAGACCGTGCGCGGCTCGGATCCGGACGCGGCGCTCTACTATCTCTGCCGGATGCTCGATGCCGGGGAGGACCGGCTGTTCATCGCCCGCCGGCTCGTGCGCATGGCGGTGGAGGATATCGGGCTCGCCGACCCGCAGGCGCTGGTGGTGGCCAACGCCGCCAAGGACGCGTTCGACTTCCTCGGCAGCCCCGAGGGCGAGTTGGCCCTCGCCCAGGCGGCGATCTACCTCGCCTGCGCGCCGAAATCGAACGCCGTCTACGAGGCCTACAAGGCCGCGACGCGGCTGGCCAAGGAGGCGGGCTCCCTGCCGCCGCCGCGGACCATCCTCAACGCGCCGACCAAGCTGATGAAGCGGATCGGCTACGGCGAGGGCTACCGCTACGACCACGACGAGCCCGACGCCTTCTCGGGCCAGGATTACTGGCCCGACGCGCTCGGGCGCCAGCACCTCTACCAGCCGACCGAGCGGGGCTACGAGACCCGGCTCGCCGAGCGCCTCGACCGGTGGGAGGCGCTGCGCAAGGCGCGGCGCGGGGAGGGGTAG
- the ggt gene encoding gamma-glutamyltransferase, translated as MIAPARALLLTALLALGAPAARSASGPAVEAENGMVVSSQRLASQVGADILRAGGNAVDAAVAVAYAEAVVNPCCGNIGGGGFLVLHSADGRSRFINFRETAPAAATRDMYLDAAGNVVKGASLRGWKAAGVPGTVLGLNTALTAYGTLPLARVMAPAIALARDGFVLTRGDTDILESGTKLFAGQANVARIFLRPDGSPWQPGDRLVQADLARTLQAIAERGADAFYRGAIPEAVEAASRAGGGLLTAADFAAYTVTQSEPLTCRYRGATILSAPPPSSGGTTLCEILSILDGYDLRAAGFNSARTVHLMVEAMRRAYADRNLLLGDPAFVENPVDRLLSPAYAETLRASIRPDRATPSAEIRPDPGPEPRERPETTHISVMDKAGNAVALTYTINGYFGAGVIAGDTGFFLNDEMDDFTVKTGVPNLFGLVQGTKNAIQPGKRPLSSMAPTIVLRDGKVALVAGSPGGSRIITINAQTLINVLDFGMEPQEAVDAPRIHHQWLPDTVYAEPFALSADTQAILRGMGHTIVEQRPWGAQELIAVRAAAPALPEAASSGNDASRTERMRPGLLYGANDNRRPAGAAVGE; from the coding sequence ATGATCGCACCGGCACGCGCGCTGCTCCTCACGGCCCTGCTCGCCCTGGGCGCGCCCGCCGCGCGCTCCGCCTCGGGACCGGCCGTCGAGGCCGAGAACGGGATGGTGGTCTCGTCCCAGCGCCTCGCCTCGCAGGTGGGCGCCGACATCCTGAGGGCCGGCGGCAACGCCGTCGACGCCGCGGTGGCAGTCGCTTACGCCGAGGCGGTGGTGAACCCCTGCTGCGGCAACATCGGCGGCGGCGGCTTCCTGGTGCTCCACAGCGCCGACGGGCGCAGCCGCTTCATCAATTTCCGCGAGACCGCCCCGGCGGCCGCCACCCGGGACATGTATCTCGACGCTGCCGGCAACGTCGTGAAGGGCGCGAGCCTGCGCGGCTGGAAGGCGGCCGGCGTGCCCGGGACGGTGCTCGGCCTCAACACCGCCCTCACCGCGTACGGGACCCTGCCGCTGGCGCGGGTGATGGCGCCGGCGATCGCGCTCGCCCGGGACGGGTTCGTGCTGACCCGGGGCGACACCGACATCCTCGAATCCGGCACGAAGCTGTTCGCGGGCCAAGCGAACGTCGCCCGGATCTTCCTGCGCCCGGACGGCAGCCCCTGGCAGCCCGGGGACCGGCTGGTCCAGGCCGACCTCGCCCGCACCCTCCAGGCCATCGCGGAGCGCGGTGCGGACGCGTTCTACAGGGGCGCGATCCCGGAGGCCGTGGAGGCGGCCTCCCGGGCGGGCGGCGGCCTGCTGACGGCGGCCGACTTCGCCGCCTACACGGTGACGCAGTCCGAGCCGCTCACCTGCCGCTACCGGGGCGCCACGATCCTGTCGGCGCCCCCGCCCTCGTCCGGCGGCACCACGCTCTGCGAGATCCTCAGCATCCTCGACGGCTACGACCTGCGGGCCGCCGGGTTCAACTCGGCCCGGACCGTACACCTGATGGTCGAGGCGATGCGGCGCGCCTACGCGGACCGCAACCTGCTGCTCGGCGATCCGGCCTTCGTGGAGAACCCGGTCGACCGGCTGCTGTCGCCGGCCTACGCGGAGACGCTCCGGGCCTCGATCCGCCCGGACCGGGCGACCCCGTCGGCGGAGATCCGCCCGGACCCCGGCCCGGAGCCGCGGGAACGGCCCGAGACCACACACATCTCGGTGATGGACAAGGCCGGCAACGCGGTCGCGCTGACCTACACGATCAACGGCTATTTCGGCGCCGGGGTGATCGCCGGCGACACGGGGTTCTTCCTCAACGACGAGATGGACGACTTCACGGTCAAGACCGGGGTGCCGAACCTGTTCGGGCTCGTGCAGGGGACGAAGAACGCGATCCAGCCGGGCAAGCGCCCGCTCTCCTCCATGGCGCCCACGATCGTGCTGCGCGACGGCAAGGTCGCGCTGGTGGCGGGCTCGCCGGGGGGCTCGCGGATCATCACGATCAACGCGCAGACGCTGATCAACGTGCTCGATTTCGGCATGGAGCCGCAGGAGGCGGTGGACGCTCCGCGCATCCATCACCAGTGGCTGCCCGACACGGTCTACGCCGAGCCCTTCGCGCTCTCGGCGGACACCCAGGCCATCCTCAGGGGCATGGGCCACACGATCGTCGAGCAGAGGCCCTGGGGGGCGCAGGAGCTCATCGCGGTCCGGGCCGCGGCGCCCGCCCTGCCGGAGGCCGCGTCGTCGGGCAA
- a CDS encoding 1-aminocyclopropane-1-carboxylate deaminase, with translation MLDKFERYPLTFGPTPIEPLKRLTAHLGGEVELYAKREDCNSGLAYGGNKLRKLEYIVPDAIKSGADTLVSIGGVQSNHTRMVAAVAAKIGMKCRLIQEAWVPHEDAVYDRVGNILLSRIMGAQTQLVDDGFDIGIRDSWKRALAEVEAEGGKPYAIPAGASVHKYGGLGYVGFAEEVRKQEAEMGLRFDYVVVCTVTGSTHAGMLVGFSADGRARNVIGIDASCTPAQTKAQVLDIAQNTAALVGAGDIVADDVVLNEDYAYPVYGVPSKETVEAIRLSARLEGMITDPVYEGKSMQGMIDLVKKGFFPKGSKVLYAHLGGAPALNGYSYTFRNG, from the coding sequence ATGCTGGACAAGTTCGAGCGCTATCCCCTGACCTTCGGCCCGACGCCGATCGAGCCGCTCAAGCGCCTGACGGCCCATCTCGGCGGCGAGGTCGAGTTGTACGCCAAGCGCGAGGATTGCAATTCCGGGCTCGCCTACGGCGGCAACAAGCTGCGCAAGCTCGAGTACATCGTGCCGGACGCGATCAAGAGCGGCGCCGACACGCTTGTGTCGATCGGCGGCGTGCAGTCGAATCACACCCGCATGGTCGCGGCGGTAGCCGCCAAGATCGGGATGAAGTGCCGGCTGATCCAGGAGGCCTGGGTGCCCCACGAGGACGCCGTCTACGACCGGGTCGGCAACATCCTCCTGTCGCGGATCATGGGCGCGCAGACGCAGCTCGTGGATGACGGGTTCGACATCGGCATCCGCGATTCGTGGAAGCGCGCGCTCGCCGAGGTCGAGGCCGAGGGCGGCAAGCCCTACGCGATCCCGGCCGGTGCCTCGGTGCACAAGTACGGCGGGCTCGGCTACGTCGGCTTCGCGGAGGAGGTGCGCAAGCAGGAGGCCGAGATGGGCCTGCGCTTCGACTACGTGGTGGTCTGCACGGTGACGGGCTCGACCCATGCCGGCATGCTGGTGGGCTTCTCGGCCGACGGGCGCGCCCGCAACGTCATCGGCATCGACGCTTCCTGCACCCCGGCCCAGACCAAGGCCCAGGTCCTCGACATCGCCCAGAACACCGCCGCCCTGGTCGGCGCGGGCGACATCGTGGCCGACGATGTGGTTCTCAACGAGGATTACGCCTACCCGGTCTACGGCGTGCCCTCCAAGGAGACCGTGGAGGCGATCCGCCTCTCGGCCCGGCTCGAGGGGATGATCACCGACCCGGTCTACGAGGGGAAGTCGATGCAGGGCATGATCGACCTCGTGAAGAAGGGCTTCTTCCCGAAGGGCTCGAAGGTGCTCTACGCCCATCTCGGCGGCGCGCCGGCGCTGAACGGCTACAGCTACACGTTCCGCAACGGCTGA